From Pandoraea norimbergensis, the proteins below share one genomic window:
- the tal gene encoding transaldolase, giving the protein MMNQLDQLKRHTIVVADTGDFQAMDAYKPQDATTNPSLILGAVQKDAYKPILTRVVSEHRAETVDEIIDRLLIAFGREILDIVPGRVSTEVDARLSFDTAGTVARARKIIAMYEAEGIERKRVLIKIASTWEGIRAAEILQRDNIHCNMTLLFSLVQAAACAEAGAQLISPFVGRIYDWYKKSAGAKWDEAANAGDNDPGVQSVAAIYRYYKHFGYDTEVMGASFRSAGQILALAGCDLLTISPALLEQLRTTEGDVPRKLDVKDARDAAIDRVKTDEPSFRFQLNDDAMATEKLAEGIRAFAADAIKLEALIEAAR; this is encoded by the coding sequence ATCATGAATCAGCTCGATCAGCTCAAGCGCCACACCATCGTCGTTGCCGACACCGGCGACTTCCAGGCCATGGATGCCTACAAGCCGCAGGACGCGACCACCAATCCGTCGTTGATTCTCGGTGCCGTGCAAAAAGACGCCTACAAGCCGATTCTCACGCGCGTGGTGAGTGAGCATCGTGCCGAGACCGTCGACGAAATCATCGATCGGCTGCTGATTGCCTTCGGGCGCGAAATTCTCGACATCGTGCCGGGGCGCGTGTCGACCGAAGTCGATGCGCGTTTGTCGTTCGACACTGCGGGCACCGTTGCCCGTGCGCGCAAGATCATTGCCATGTACGAAGCCGAGGGGATCGAGCGCAAGCGCGTGCTGATCAAGATCGCGTCGACGTGGGAAGGCATTCGGGCGGCGGAGATTCTCCAGCGCGACAACATCCACTGCAACATGACCTTGTTGTTCTCGCTGGTGCAGGCGGCGGCGTGTGCCGAAGCCGGTGCTCAACTGATTTCCCCCTTTGTCGGCCGGATTTACGACTGGTACAAGAAGTCTGCCGGGGCCAAGTGGGACGAAGCCGCGAATGCGGGCGACAACGACCCGGGTGTGCAATCCGTCGCGGCGATTTACCGCTACTACAAGCATTTCGGTTACGACACCGAGGTCATGGGTGCGAGCTTCCGTTCGGCCGGTCAGATTCTGGCGCTGGCGGGTTGCGATCTGCTCACCATCAGCCCCGCATTGCTTGAGCAGCTGCGCACGACCGAAGGCGACGTGCCGCGCAAGCTCGATGTCAAAGACGCACGTGATGCGGCGATCGATCGCGTGAAGACCGACGAGCCGTCCTTCCGCTTCCAGCTCAACGACGATGCCATGGCGACCGAAAAGCTTGCCGAAGGCATTCGCGCGTTTGCAGCGGACGCGATCAAGCTCGAAGCGTTGATCGAAGCGGCGCGATAA
- the rpiA gene encoding ribose-5-phosphate isomerase RpiA, translating to MTQDELKRLVGQAAADYVNQHVPEGSVIGVGTGSTANCFIDAIAAHKGRYRGAVSSSEASTERLRKHGIEVFDLNQIDSLPVYVDGADEINALGHMVKGGGGALTREKIVASVAKEFVCVVDASKLVAVLGVFPLPVEVIPMAQASVARALTALGGKPQARVRADGSPYMTDNGCAILDVHGLQILDPVAFETQINQLPGVVTVGLFAQRGADLTLMGTPEGVKTIDYK from the coding sequence ATGACCCAAGACGAACTCAAACGCTTGGTCGGCCAGGCTGCTGCCGACTATGTGAACCAACACGTGCCCGAAGGCAGCGTGATCGGCGTGGGCACCGGGTCCACGGCGAACTGCTTTATCGACGCCATCGCCGCCCACAAGGGCCGCTATCGCGGCGCGGTATCAAGCTCGGAAGCGAGCACCGAGCGCCTGCGCAAGCACGGCATCGAAGTGTTCGACCTGAACCAGATCGACAGCCTGCCCGTCTACGTGGACGGTGCGGACGAAATCAACGCGCTGGGCCACATGGTCAAGGGCGGTGGCGGGGCGCTCACGCGCGAGAAGATCGTCGCCTCGGTCGCGAAGGAATTCGTCTGCGTGGTCGACGCCTCGAAGCTCGTCGCCGTGCTCGGCGTGTTCCCGCTGCCGGTAGAAGTCATCCCGATGGCGCAAGCGAGCGTCGCCCGTGCACTCACCGCCCTCGGCGGCAAGCCGCAAGCGCGCGTGCGCGCCGATGGCAGCCCGTACATGACCGATAACGGCTGCGCGATTCTCGACGTGCACGGCCTGCAAATCCTCGATCCGGTGGCGTTCGAGACGCAAATCAATCAACTGCCGGGCGTGGTGACAGTAGGCCTCTTTGCGCAACGCGGCGCTGACCTTACGCTCATGGGCACGCCCGAGGGCGTCAAGACCATCGACTACAAATAA
- the rlmB gene encoding 23S rRNA (guanosine(2251)-2'-O)-methyltransferase RlmB produces the protein MSQLKMLFGFHAVTARLRHDATSIEEIYYDPTRRDRRMSDFLKAVEAAKGAPGVKIKVVQADGKRLDGMAGSSRHQGVVARAQEVSLALNLDELLDGISGDPLLLILDGVTDPHNLGACLRVADGAGAHAVIAPKDRAVGLNATVAKVASGAAETVPYIMVTNLSRTLRELKDRGIWVVGTSDDAPADIYGTKLTGPMAIVMGAEGEGMRRLVGENCDMLMSIPMSGGCESLNVSVASAVCLYEAVRQRKVAAKSK, from the coding sequence ATGAGTCAATTGAAAATGCTGTTCGGCTTTCACGCCGTCACAGCCCGCCTGCGCCACGACGCAACCAGCATCGAAGAGATCTACTACGACCCGACCCGTCGCGATCGCCGCATGTCGGACTTTCTGAAAGCCGTGGAAGCCGCCAAAGGCGCGCCGGGCGTAAAGATCAAGGTGGTGCAGGCCGACGGCAAACGCCTGGACGGTATGGCCGGTTCGTCGCGCCACCAAGGCGTGGTCGCCCGCGCGCAGGAAGTCTCGCTCGCCCTGAACCTCGACGAACTGCTTGACGGTATCTCGGGTGACCCGCTGCTGCTGATTCTCGATGGCGTGACCGATCCGCATAACCTCGGCGCCTGCCTGCGCGTGGCCGATGGTGCCGGTGCGCACGCCGTGATCGCGCCGAAGGACCGTGCGGTCGGCCTGAACGCAACGGTGGCCAAGGTCGCCAGCGGTGCCGCAGAAACAGTGCCCTACATCATGGTGACGAACCTGTCGCGCACGCTGCGCGAACTCAAAGATCGCGGCATCTGGGTGGTCGGTACGTCGGACGATGCGCCTGCCGATATCTACGGCACGAAGCTCACCGGCCCGATGGCGATTGTCATGGGTGCAGAAGGCGAGGGCATGCGCCGCCTCGTGGGCGAGAACTGCGACATGCTGATGAGCATCCCGATGTCGGGCGGCTGCGAAAGCCTGAACGTCTCGGTCGCCAGCGCCGTGTGCCTGTACGAAGCCGTGCGTCAACGCAAGGTGGCCGCCAAATCGAAGTAA
- the hrpA gene encoding ATP-dependent RNA helicase HrpA — MASDERNRQSKPPKPTVPAAGPKRGRENAGERRMTAAQRAERDAERLAAKQAAANRIPEIQFPEALPVSGRREEIARAIAGHQVVIVSGETGSGKTTQLPKICLALGRGLGAGGTGLIGHTQPRRIAASATARRIADELNTPLGEIVGFKVRFNDTLSNGASVKLMTDGILLAETQTDPLLRAYDTIIIDEAHERSLNIDFLLGYLKQLLPRRPDLKVIITSATIDADRFARHFGTMDGETLHPAPVIEVSGRLYPVEVRYRPIQDDARIANAEGREGSRASARDRDRDLMDGIVDAVDELCREGSGDVLVFLPGEREIREAAEALRKHHPPHTEILPLFARLSATDQERVFKASNARRIVLATNVAETSLTVPGIRYVVDAGTARVKRYSYRNKVEQLQIESISQAAANQRAGRCGRVADGVCIRLYDEADFQSRVRFTDPEILRSSLAAVILRMQSLRLAKVEDFPFIEPPPGRAIADGYQLLNELGAVDDTNQLTPLGRELARLPLDPRVGRMILAARDQQSLREVLIIAAGLAVQDPRDRPIEAQDAADNAHRKFADEKSEFLSWIKMWRWFDEAIAHKKSNRLLGQACRENFLSQLRLREWRDVHSQLLTVVREQGWRLNESEATYEQVHLALLAGLLGNIGCKADDDPHFLGAHGIKFHIWPGSSLVKKAGRWVMAGELVETSRLYARCIARIEPEWIERVGKHLVKTSLSDAHWEKKAAQVTAYERGTLYGLTIYARRRMNFGPRDPRRAREIFLRSALVEGEWETKLPFYAHNRKLIADIEQLEHKSRRQDVLVDDELIYAFYDAQVPEDLYDGTSFEHWYRETAKGTPKLLYLVRDDLMRHEAAGVTTDLFPKKTVIAGIEMVLTYHFEPGSPRDGVTLAVPLFALNQVDARRCEWLVPGMLKEKAHLLMKSLPQKLRRHFVPLPEYAAGFVDRATFGQGALLDALMADAREQTGVMLSPSDFKLEMLPAHLTMNFKIVDEHGRQLGMGRNLAQLRAELGQQAQRTFQELAAKSGTTPTGVVASGAGSDGGGRQSAKQVGKGDMTGAAGAAGGANGAKGAASRGAGAQPGASAAAVEPGRYDNLTTWSFGELPEMLEIRRGGQTLFGYPALVDRGDHCDLEVFDDPDEAQRQHRAGLRRLFAIQLREQVKFLEKNIPGLQQMAMQYMNLGTQEELRDQIVDLALERACLQLPWPSDNTSFVARKDEGRGRLTLLAQEIARLAGQILTEYAALQKKLAQAKPFAQAYADLTAQLQRLIGKRFLIDTPYPQLAHYPRYLKAMAARIDKLKADPTRDARAMSELGPLLQNWQRATSQRRDHGDARLEEFRWLLEELRVSLFAQELRTPMPVSVKRLHKVWEALQR, encoded by the coding sequence ATGGCAAGTGATGAACGAAATCGACAATCTAAGCCCCCGAAGCCGACAGTGCCGGCTGCGGGACCTAAACGCGGACGTGAGAATGCCGGCGAGCGCCGCATGACGGCCGCCCAACGGGCTGAACGCGACGCCGAGCGGCTGGCCGCGAAGCAGGCCGCCGCCAACCGAATTCCCGAGATCCAGTTTCCCGAAGCGCTGCCGGTGTCCGGCCGCCGCGAGGAGATCGCCCGCGCCATCGCGGGCCATCAGGTCGTGATCGTGAGCGGCGAAACCGGCTCGGGCAAGACCACTCAGCTTCCCAAGATCTGTCTCGCGCTCGGCCGCGGGCTGGGCGCGGGCGGCACAGGCCTCATCGGCCACACGCAGCCGCGCCGCATCGCGGCCTCGGCCACGGCACGCCGTATCGCCGACGAATTGAACACCCCGCTCGGCGAAATCGTCGGCTTCAAGGTGCGCTTCAACGACACGCTCTCAAACGGCGCGTCGGTCAAATTGATGACCGACGGCATTCTGCTGGCCGAGACGCAGACCGACCCGCTGTTGCGTGCGTACGACACCATCATCATCGACGAGGCGCACGAGCGCAGTCTGAACATCGACTTCCTGCTCGGCTACCTCAAGCAACTGCTGCCGCGCCGGCCCGACCTGAAGGTGATCATTACCTCGGCGACGATCGACGCAGACCGCTTCGCCCGTCACTTCGGCACGATGGACGGCGAAACGCTGCACCCCGCGCCGGTGATCGAAGTCAGTGGTCGTCTGTACCCCGTGGAGGTGCGCTATCGCCCGATTCAGGACGACGCCCGCATTGCCAACGCAGAAGGCCGCGAGGGCAGCCGCGCCAGCGCGCGCGACCGCGACCGCGATCTGATGGACGGCATCGTCGACGCGGTGGACGAACTGTGCCGCGAAGGCTCGGGCGACGTGCTCGTGTTTCTGCCCGGTGAGCGTGAAATCCGTGAAGCGGCCGAGGCCCTGCGCAAGCACCATCCACCACACACGGAGATTTTGCCGCTGTTTGCCCGGCTCTCGGCGACGGACCAGGAGCGCGTGTTCAAGGCGTCGAACGCGCGGCGCATCGTGCTGGCCACTAACGTGGCGGAAACCTCGCTCACGGTGCCGGGCATTCGCTACGTGGTGGACGCGGGCACGGCGCGCGTGAAGCGCTATTCCTACCGAAACAAGGTCGAACAGCTTCAGATCGAATCGATCTCGCAGGCCGCGGCGAACCAGCGCGCCGGGCGTTGCGGCCGGGTGGCCGACGGTGTGTGCATCCGCTTGTACGACGAAGCGGACTTCCAGTCGCGGGTGCGCTTTACCGATCCGGAAATTCTCCGCTCGTCGCTCGCTGCCGTCATTTTGCGGATGCAATCGCTGCGTCTGGCGAAGGTCGAGGACTTCCCGTTCATCGAGCCGCCGCCGGGCCGCGCGATTGCCGACGGTTACCAGTTGCTGAACGAACTGGGTGCCGTGGACGACACCAATCAGCTCACGCCGCTCGGGCGCGAACTGGCCCGTTTGCCGCTGGACCCACGCGTCGGCCGCATGATTCTCGCCGCGCGAGATCAGCAGTCGCTGCGCGAAGTGCTCATCATCGCCGCCGGACTGGCAGTGCAGGACCCGCGCGATCGGCCCATCGAGGCGCAGGACGCCGCCGACAACGCCCATCGCAAGTTCGCCGACGAGAAGTCCGAATTCCTCTCGTGGATCAAGATGTGGCGCTGGTTCGACGAGGCGATTGCGCACAAGAAGTCGAACCGCTTGCTCGGGCAGGCCTGCCGCGAGAACTTCCTCTCGCAGTTGCGTCTGCGTGAATGGCGCGATGTGCACAGCCAGTTGTTGACGGTGGTGCGCGAGCAAGGCTGGCGCCTCAACGAGTCGGAAGCGACGTACGAACAGGTGCACCTTGCGTTGCTTGCCGGTCTGCTCGGCAACATCGGCTGCAAGGCCGACGACGATCCGCATTTCCTCGGCGCCCACGGCATCAAGTTCCATATCTGGCCGGGGTCGTCGCTGGTGAAGAAGGCGGGCCGCTGGGTGATGGCCGGTGAACTGGTTGAGACGAGCCGCCTGTATGCGCGCTGTATCGCCCGGATCGAGCCGGAATGGATCGAGCGCGTGGGCAAGCATCTGGTGAAGACCTCGCTGTCCGATGCGCATTGGGAAAAGAAAGCCGCGCAGGTCACCGCTTACGAGCGCGGCACGCTGTACGGCCTGACGATCTATGCGCGCCGCCGGATGAATTTCGGCCCGCGTGACCCGCGTCGCGCCCGCGAAATTTTCCTGCGCAGTGCGCTGGTAGAAGGCGAATGGGAAACCAAGCTGCCGTTCTACGCGCATAACCGCAAGCTGATCGCCGACATCGAACAGTTGGAACACAAGTCGCGCCGGCAGGACGTGCTGGTCGATGACGAACTGATTTACGCGTTTTACGACGCGCAGGTGCCCGAGGATCTGTACGACGGCACGAGCTTCGAACACTGGTATCGCGAGACGGCCAAGGGCACGCCGAAGCTGCTGTATCTGGTGCGCGACGACCTGATGCGCCACGAAGCGGCCGGCGTGACCACCGATCTGTTCCCGAAAAAGACGGTTATCGCGGGCATCGAGATGGTGCTGACGTACCACTTCGAACCGGGTTCGCCGCGCGACGGCGTCACGCTTGCCGTGCCGCTCTTCGCGCTCAATCAGGTGGACGCGCGCCGTTGCGAGTGGCTGGTGCCGGGCATGCTCAAGGAAAAAGCGCACCTGTTGATGAAGTCGTTGCCGCAGAAGTTGCGGCGTCACTTCGTGCCGCTGCCCGAGTACGCAGCGGGCTTTGTCGACCGTGCGACGTTCGGGCAGGGGGCCTTGCTCGATGCACTGATGGCCGATGCGCGCGAGCAGACCGGTGTCATGCTCAGCCCGAGCGATTTCAAGCTGGAGATGTTGCCTGCGCACTTGACGATGAACTTCAAGATCGTCGACGAGCACGGGCGCCAACTCGGCATGGGCCGTAACCTCGCGCAACTGCGCGCAGAACTCGGTCAGCAGGCGCAACGCACGTTCCAAGAGCTCGCGGCAAAGAGCGGCACGACGCCGACTGGCGTGGTGGCGAGTGGCGCGGGCAGCGATGGCGGTGGCCGTCAGTCTGCCAAGCAGGTTGGCAAGGGCGATATGACCGGCGCGGCAGGGGCTGCGGGGGGGGCAAATGGCGCAAAGGGCGCAGCCTCGCGCGGCGCGGGCGCTCAGCCGGGCGCATCTGCGGCGGCGGTGGAGCCGGGCCGATACGACAACCTCACGACGTGGAGCTTCGGCGAACTGCCCGAAATGCTCGAAATCCGGCGTGGCGGGCAGACGTTGTTCGGCTATCCGGCACTGGTCGATCGTGGCGATCACTGCGATCTGGAAGTGTTCGATGATCCGGACGAAGCCCAGCGGCAGCATCGCGCCGGGCTGCGGCGTCTGTTCGCTATTCAGTTGCGCGAACAGGTGAAGTTCCTCGAGAAGAACATCCCCGGCCTGCAACAGATGGCGATGCAGTACATGAATCTGGGCACGCAGGAGGAGTTGCGCGATCAGATCGTGGATCTCGCGCTGGAGCGCGCTTGTCTGCAATTGCCGTGGCCGAGCGATAACACGTCGTTCGTCGCGCGCAAGGACGAAGGGCGCGGCCGGCTCACGCTGCTCGCGCAGGAGATCGCGCGGCTGGCGGGGCAGATTCTCACGGAATATGCGGCCTTGCAGAAGAAACTGGCGCAGGCGAAGCCGTTTGCGCAGGCCTATGCCGACCTCACGGCGCAGTTGCAGCGGCTGATCGGCAAGCGGTTCCTGATCGATACGCCGTACCCGCAACTCGCCCATTAC
- a CDS encoding oxidative damage protection protein has translation MARMVQCIKLGKEAEGLDFPPMPGELGKRLWESVSKEAWAGWLKQQTMLINENRLNMADPRARQYLVKQTEKYFFGEGADVAQGYVPPPSE, from the coding sequence ATGGCTCGCATGGTTCAATGCATCAAACTCGGCAAGGAAGCCGAAGGTCTCGATTTCCCGCCGATGCCCGGCGAGCTCGGCAAGCGCCTGTGGGAGAGCGTGTCGAAAGAAGCGTGGGCCGGCTGGCTCAAGCAGCAGACCATGCTCATCAACGAAAACCGCCTGAACATGGCTGACCCGCGCGCACGTCAGTATCTGGTCAAGCAGACCGAGAAGTACTTCTTCGGCGAAGGCGCCGATGTGGCGCAAGGCTACGTGCCGCCGCCCTCGGAGTAA
- the argA gene encoding amino-acid N-acetyltransferase has protein sequence MLTEPDPALQDEETAHQAQFVDWLRSVAPYIHAFRDKTFVVAFGGELVAAGGLDTLIQDVALLCAMGMHIVLVHGSRPQVEEQMRLRHIESHFAQQLRITDAAALEAVKEAAGELRLDIEASISQGLPNTPMGNARISVVSGNFVTARPVGIVDGVDFQHTGVVRKVDAESIRLSLANGKIVLLSPLGFSPTGQSFNLTMEDVASSAAIALRADKLIFITETPGILNEYNELQRELTLEDAQRMQSQGALDRDSAFYLKYATRACRAGVGRAHIVPFALDGSMLLELFSHDGVGTMISYENLESLREATVDDVGGILQLIEPLESDGTLVRRGRHQLERDIDHFSVIEHDGRLFGCAALYPYPSERIGEMACLTVDPEAQGSGDGERLLKHIEQRARARGLERLFVLTTRTEHWFLKRGFVKAGVDDLPADRRRLYNWQRRSLVLIKKL, from the coding sequence ATGCTGACCGAACCCGATCCCGCCCTACAAGACGAAGAGACCGCCCACCAAGCCCAGTTTGTGGATTGGTTGCGCTCGGTCGCCCCTTACATCCATGCATTTCGTGACAAGACCTTCGTGGTCGCCTTTGGTGGCGAGCTTGTTGCGGCCGGCGGGCTCGACACCCTGATTCAGGACGTCGCGCTGCTGTGTGCCATGGGCATGCATATCGTGCTGGTGCACGGCTCGCGACCCCAGGTCGAAGAGCAGATGCGCCTTCGACATATCGAATCGCACTTTGCCCAGCAACTCCGTATCACCGACGCGGCCGCTCTCGAAGCGGTCAAGGAAGCGGCCGGTGAGTTGCGTCTGGACATCGAGGCGTCGATCAGTCAGGGCTTGCCGAACACCCCGATGGGCAACGCGCGCATCAGCGTGGTGTCGGGCAACTTCGTCACGGCACGGCCGGTGGGCATTGTCGACGGGGTGGATTTCCAGCACACCGGCGTGGTGCGCAAGGTCGATGCCGAATCGATTCGCCTGTCGCTCGCCAACGGCAAGATCGTGCTGCTCTCGCCGCTCGGCTTCTCGCCGACGGGTCAGTCGTTCAATCTGACGATGGAAGACGTGGCGTCCTCGGCGGCCATCGCGCTGCGTGCGGACAAGCTGATCTTCATCACCGAGACGCCCGGCATTCTCAACGAATACAACGAGTTGCAGCGTGAGCTGACGCTCGAAGACGCCCAGCGCATGCAGTCGCAGGGCGCGCTCGACCGCGACTCGGCGTTCTATCTGAAATACGCCACACGCGCTTGCCGCGCGGGCGTGGGACGCGCGCACATCGTGCCGTTCGCGCTCGATGGCAGCATGCTGCTCGAACTGTTCTCGCACGATGGCGTGGGCACCATGATCTCGTACGAGAACCTGGAAAGCCTGCGTGAAGCGACGGTCGACGACGTCGGCGGCATCTTGCAGCTCATCGAGCCGCTGGAATCCGACGGCACGCTGGTGCGTCGCGGACGTCACCAGCTTGAGCGCGACATCGATCACTTCTCGGTCATCGAGCACGATGGGCGTCTGTTCGGCTGCGCGGCGTTGTATCCGTACCCGAGCGAGCGCATCGGCGAGATGGCCTGCCTCACCGTGGACCCGGAAGCCCAGGGTTCGGGGGACGGCGAGCGACTGCTCAAGCATATCGAGCAACGGGCGCGGGCGCGGGGGCTGGAGCGGCTGTTCGTGCTCACCACGCGTACCGAGCACTGGTTCCTCAAGCGCGGCTTCGTCAAGGCAGGCGTCGACGACCTGCCGGCGGACCGTCGCCGGCTTTACAACTGGCAGCGCCGGTCGCTGGTGCTAATCAAGAAGCTGTAA